The DNA region GTATTAGACTATGTAACAAATTCCTATGACCTTCAAAAAGTAAGAGGAATTATTCTTGCCTCTGACGGAATTCAAAATACAGGAAAAAGTCCAATTTACAACAGCATATTGAATCAGCTCCCAGTTTATCCGATTTTGTTAGGAGACACTACACCTGAAAAAGACTTATGGATTGGAAATTTGTTTTTTAATGAGATTGTTTATGCTGGTGATAAATTTGCAATAGAAACAGATTTACAAGCCTGGAATTTGACTAATGAAAAAAGCTCAATTAAATTAAGCAAATTCCAGGATGGAAAATGGAACTTATTAAATAGTGAATTGATCACAATCACACAATCAGGATATTTCAATACAAAGCAATTTATTGTACAAACAGATAATCCAGGATTAAACAAATATAAAATTTCTATTGATCCAATTAAAGGAGAAGCATCAACCCGAAACAATACCCGTGAATTTTATGTCGATGTCTTGGATTCAAAAAAGAAAATATTAATATTAACCTACGCGCCCCATCCTGATCTATCAGCAATTAAGGAAGCCGTTACAGAGAATAAGAACTATGATTTAGTAATCAAAAACATAGCTGACAATTTGCCTGTTTTTAATGATTACAGCTTAATCGTATTTCATCAATTACCAGGACCCGGTGGTATTGGAAAAAATCAAATTGAATCTGCCAGAAAATTACAAATTCCATCTTTATTTATCCTAGGCCCGTTAACCGACATCAATCAATTCAATAATTCACAGGATATTGTTTCAATTAGCGGAACAAATAAAACAACTTCGGAAGCGACACCTATTATCAAACCTGGTTTCAATCAATTTATATTAAGTGATCAAAGCCTTGATTATATAAATAAATTACCCCCATTAAATGCACCTTTTGGGAATTATAGTTTGGATCCAAACGCATCCACATTATTTTATCAGAAGATTGGAACGATTGAAACTAATTACCCTTTGGTGGTATTGTCAGATAAAAGCGCTTACAGATCGACTTATATATTGGGTGAAGGTATTTGGAAATGGAAATTAAATGAATATTTAAATACCAATCATTTCAATTTTTTTACTGAACTCATATCGAAAACGGTTCAATTTACATCTACAAAGCAAGATCATAGGAAATTCCGCATTAACCAATCGAAAAGGATTTTTAATGAAGGTGAAAATATTACATTCTTTGGAGAGTTGTATAACGATAACAACGAAAGAATCAACCAACCAGATGTTGATTTAACGATAGTAAATAGCAATGGCCTTAAATTTAATTACAATTTTTCCCGAGTTGAAAATTACTATTCATTAGACATCGGATCCTTGGCTGCCGGTGAATACAATTATCAAGCACATACGGAATGGAATCGCAAACAATTAACAGATAACGGTAAATTTTCCATTCAGGAGCAAAATATAGAAACTGCTAACCGGGTAGCCGATTTTAATTTATTACGATCTCTGGCATCCAAATCCGGAGGAAAGCCCTATTTGCCATCAGAATTGAATTCTTTACAAAATGAATTGCTTGGAGATGAAAAATCCAAATCAATATTGGTACAAAATCTTGAGATCAATCCCTTAATTGACCAAAAATGGCTTTTCTTTATCATAGGATTTTGTCTGTTACTTGAATGGTTCTTAAGAAGATTTTGGGGATCCTACTAAAATATTTTAGATTTTTTTATAGATTTGCCTTGCACCTTAAAACACTATGCTGGCGTATACCCTTGCCCGGCCTTTTATTTATTTGTTTTTGGGACTATGTCTTAGCATAGCAGCCACTGACATTTATTACTCCTTGTATTCTTCAAATACACAGGCAAATATCCTTGTTTCTAGCCTTTTCGCAGCATTGCTTCTAATTGCCATTCGCAAAAAGAAGAAATCGATAGCCCTATTCATAATTGCAATCTTTCTATTTTGTATAAATGAATATGTTCACCTCTATCAGGTACATGATCCAGGACATTCATCCAATTTCCTCAACTATTTAAAGATCGACTTCAAAATTATCAGTGATAATTTTAAAAACAATAGACACAGCTGTATTGCTATTGCAACTATTAACAACCATGACGTTCAGTGTAAAATTACCATCCAGGATAGTACGATTAATTATCCCTTACAATATGGCGATATATTATCAGGAACTATATGCCTCAATAAAATCCATGGCTCCGGCTCAAGAACTTTTAATACTTACCCTGATTATTTACTAAATAAACACATATTTTATGAGGGTTTTATGACAAAGATAGATCATGTGCAAAGCGCATCGAATTATTCGCTTTATCAAATGACTCAATACCTGGCTACCCAAATTAAAAACATTCTACTTTCAACAAGCAGCAATTCTGAAAATGCCAACTTATTAGTTTCGTTAATACTAGGTGACAAAACCGAATTAAATAAAGATATTAAACAGGCATTTCTTTCAACCGGTACTGCTCACATATTAGCAGTATCTGGTTTACATCTAGGGCTTGTCTACTATTTACTAAGCCTGGCATGCAAACCAATACGCAAACTAAAAATCAAGAATTCAAAACTACTGGAATCGATCTTGATTCTTATCGGAATATGGGTCTTTGCTTTGATTACCGGATTGGGATCTTCCATTTTAAGAGCAGCAATAATGTTTAGCTTTATTCAATTTGCCAATTGCCTCAAACGAAAAAATGATTCGGTAAATACCCTATTTGCTTGTGGTTTTTTTATGGCAGCATACAACCCTTGCATTCTTTCCGATATAGGTTTTCAACTTTCTTTTTCAGCAGTATTAAGTATCATTTGGTTTAATCCTTACTTTAGCAGGATTTGGCTACCCCAGAAAAAATTACTGATTCCAATTCGTGATTTATTTTCTGTTTCATGCTCTGTACAAATACTGGTTTCTCCGATAAGCATTTACTACTTTCAACAATTTCCTATATACTTTCTGCTTTCTAATTTAATCTGGATTCCACTCTCCTTTCTACTAATGATACTTGGATCAATCCAAGTATTTCTATATGCATTTTCACAAAAGATAGCAAGTTTTCTAGGTGTCATTTCAGAAGAATTCATTCAATTTGGTGTTGCCTGTTTGAAATGCATTCAAAAAGCACCTTATTCTATACTCGACAATATTTGGATAAACGAAGCCCAGGTAATTTTTATGCTGAGTTCATTAGTATTTTTAAAATTCTATTTTCATACTCAAAATTCCGTGATACTAATAAAAAGTCTGGTAATTGCTATTTTGGTCTGTCTGTCAGCTTACTACACTGAATACACCATTTCAAAAAGTCGTGAATTAGTAATTTATAAATACAACAATGCATTCCAAATGGAATTGCGTGAAGGGCATCATTCAATTGGTAGTTCACCAAACTCCAGTATACTCACAAAGTATAGATCTTTAAATAAAGTCAATCACAGGGATTCGATATCTCTAAGCGAACTAATAAGCCTTACAAATAAAATTCAGAATGATGTAAGTATCCAACCATTAAAATGCTCAAAAAATCTGTACTATTTAAATCAAAAAGAAAATAATATGCTTCTTCATTTAAAAATTCTTACAGAATTTGATTCTAAATGCATACTAGAAGAAAATTACAAAATATCAGAGTACTTCAATATGAGCAAAAATAATCCAATAATTATTAAACTTTAAAAATGACAAAATCAAGCTTTGATAAGCTTACTTT from Saprospiraceae bacterium includes:
- a CDS encoding ComEC/Rec2 family competence protein, producing MLAYTLARPFIYLFLGLCLSIAATDIYYSLYSSNTQANILVSSLFAALLLIAIRKKKKSIALFIIAIFLFCINEYVHLYQVHDPGHSSNFLNYLKIDFKIISDNFKNNRHSCIAIATINNHDVQCKITIQDSTINYPLQYGDILSGTICLNKIHGSGSRTFNTYPDYLLNKHIFYEGFMTKIDHVQSASNYSLYQMTQYLATQIKNILLSTSSNSENANLLVSLILGDKTELNKDIKQAFLSTGTAHILAVSGLHLGLVYYLLSLACKPIRKLKIKNSKLLESILILIGIWVFALITGLGSSILRAAIMFSFIQFANCLKRKNDSVNTLFACGFFMAAYNPCILSDIGFQLSFSAVLSIIWFNPYFSRIWLPQKKLLIPIRDLFSVSCSVQILVSPISIYYFQQFPIYFLLSNLIWIPLSFLLMILGSIQVFLYAFSQKIASFLGVISEEFIQFGVACLKCIQKAPYSILDNIWINEAQVIFMLSSLVFLKFYFHTQNSVILIKSLVIAILVCLSAYYTEYTISKSRELVIYKYNNAFQMELREGHHSIGSSPNSSILTKYRSLNKVNHRDSISLSELISLTNKIQNDVSIQPLKCSKNLYYLNQKENNMLLHLKILTEFDSKCILEENYKISEYFNMSKNNPIIIKL